In Bacteroidales bacterium, the DNA window GTATTGCTTTTTTCACAAGATCAAAATAGCAATTTTAGACCGGATGATGCTAATACTGCCGGGTTTAATTGACCATAAAGGTCTAATTTCCCTGTGTTCAGCCCTTCGTCTTAATCGAACAGCCTATGGCCTTGGTCGTGGCCGGATCTGGATTGGTGCCGGATAACAGGGCCGAGATGGCATTCTCCAGGTATTTTATATGGACAGATGCAACATCCATGGCATTATCGTCAATGGCCCCTATATAGGCCACCTTAAATTGACCCCCTTCGTTTTTCAGCAAAAATATGTGAGGAGTTCTGGTGGCGCCATAGGCTTTATATATTTCCTGGGATTCGTCTTTCAGGTAGGGAAAAGGATATTCCCGCTCCTCCGCCTTCGCCTTCATATTGGCAAAGGTATCCTCAGGGGAAAGCTCCTCATCATTCGGATTGACAGCCACTACCGGAAAGCCCTTCACGGCATAAGTCTTATGGAGTTTTATGATCCTTTCTTCATAAGCTTTTGCGTAAGGACAGGGAATGCAGGTAAATACCACGATCACGCCTTTCTGATCGTCATAGTCAGAGAGCGAAACGGTGGTTCCATCCACATTTTTTAATGAAAACTCAATGGCATTATCGCCAGGTTTTACTCCTGCATTCACCTGCAGGACAGCTATTAGTACCCAAATCCAGGTAAGAACCATTTTTTTCATATCATCGTTTTATTTGTGAAACAAGACTGAATAATTCATCCCGGGCCACTTCCTGTTCCAGGAATACCCTGTTTTCTCTGTGATAAATAAGCGTGGCAGGGATGGCTCCTGACCAGGAGGGTTCTATCCGGTCGATCCATGAGTTATAATCCAGGTCAGTCATCTGAAGTACCTCGGCGCTGATCTCTTTTTCCTTCAGGAAAGGGAGAACCCGTTTTTCTGTCTGGCCGGGAAAATCCAGGCTTACCAGGATTACTTTCACCTCCCTGGAATCATATTGCCTGTGAAGTTCCTCAAAATAGGATATCTCTTTTACACAGGGGGAACACCATGTAGCCCAAAAATTTATCACATACGTAGTATCATTTTGCTTACTGCATAGAGCCGCCAGTAAATCACTGTCGATTTCCTTCACGGACTGACCCTGACTATGGCTGAAGATCAGCATGGAAGCAAGTATGGTGATAATTACGTATCTCATTGTCGCAAAAACAATAGAGAGCCTGTTTTGTTTGGAAGAATTGACTTTTTATAAACAATTTTAACTTTCAGTTGTAAAATACGCATGAACCAATTTTAGAAGCCCATGTCATTTACACTGGAAATAGGAGCAAAAGCACCGGAGTTCAATCTTCCGGCAACCGATGGAAATAACTATGCACTTTCGGATTTCAAAGAGGATTACCTGCTGATTTTTTTCACCTGCAACCACTGTCCTTATGTAATCGGATCGGATGAGCTAACAAGACTAAGCGCCAATAAGTTTTCTTCAAAGGGGGTGAAATTTGTAGGTATCAATTCAAACAGTGCCGGAACCTATCAGGAGGATGATTTCCCGCATATGGTAAGTCGCATGAAGGAGCATAATTTTCCATGGCTCTATCTTTATGATGAAAGTCAGGAGGTTGCTCTGGCCTACGGGGCACTTCGTACCCCTCACTTTTATCTTTTCGATCATGAGCGCAATTTATTGTATACAGGCAGGGGAGTGGATCAGCCTAAGGATTCATCCAGAATCACAGTTAATGACCTGGAGCGGGTATTGGAGGAAGTAACTGCCGGCTTAGCCGTATCCGTGCCGGTGACCAATCCCATCGGATGTAATATAAAGTGGCATGGAAAGGATAAGCACTGGATGCCCGCTGATGCCTGCGATCTGACCTGATCAGGCCGTGTATACATTTCGCAGCTGTTTCTTACCGAGGTGAATCCTGCTTTTGACCGTACCGATTGGAATTTTCATGCGCTCTGAAATCTCCTTATACGAATAGCCAGCCAAAAACATTTTAATTGGCTTCTCATATGCGCTGGGTAACATTTCAATAACCTCGTACAGCTCTTTTTGCTCAAGCTGATTGTAAGGCGACCCGTCCGGACTGCCGCTTTGCGCTGCAAAGCCGGCAAGTTCTTCGCTGTCGTGAGTCAGTTGCCGGCAATGACTGCTTCTCAAATAGTTGATATAAGTGTTCTTGAGAATGGTATAGAGCCAGGCCCTGATGTGATCATTATTGTGAAGTTTGTTGCGGTTTTTCAGGGCCTTATAGCTGGTCTCCTGT includes these proteins:
- a CDS encoding TlpA family protein disulfide reductase; this encodes MRYVIITILASMLIFSHSQGQSVKEIDSDLLAALCSKQNDTTYVINFWATWCSPCVKEISYFEELHRQYDSREVKVILVSLDFPGQTEKRVLPFLKEKEISAEVLQMTDLDYNSWIDRIEPSWSGAIPATLIYHRENRVFLEQEVARDELFSLVSQIKR
- a CDS encoding RNA polymerase sigma factor, producing the protein MKIGENTFDPDYFMYDLVQLQEQLFYYALQLTEDREEALDLVQETSYKALKNRNKLHNNDHIRAWLYTILKNTYINYLRSSHCRQLTHDSEELAGFAAQSGSPDGSPYNQLEQKELYEVIEMLPSAYEKPIKMFLAGYSYKEISERMKIPIGTVKSRIHLGKKQLRNVYTA
- a CDS encoding thioredoxin family protein translates to MKKMVLTWIWVLIAVLQVNAGVKPGDNAIEFSLKNVDGTTVSLSDYDDQKGVIVVFTCIPCPYAKAYEERIIKLHKTYAVKGFPVVAVNPNDEELSPEDTFANMKAKAEEREYPFPYLKDESQEIYKAYGATRTPHIFLLKNEGGQFKVAYIGAIDDNAMDVASVHIKYLENAISALLSGTNPDPATTKAIGCSIKTKG
- a CDS encoding thioredoxin family protein; amino-acid sequence: MSFTLEIGAKAPEFNLPATDGNNYALSDFKEDYLLIFFTCNHCPYVIGSDELTRLSANKFSSKGVKFVGINSNSAGTYQEDDFPHMVSRMKEHNFPWLYLYDESQEVALAYGALRTPHFYLFDHERNLLYTGRGVDQPKDSSRITVNDLERVLEEVTAGLAVSVPVTNPIGCNIKWHGKDKHWMPADACDLT